The following proteins are encoded in a genomic region of Candidatus Leptovillus gracilis:
- a CDS encoding Lrp/AsnC family transcriptional regulator: protein MNDLDEVDRQILAALQQNGRISNVELAQTINLSAPATHARVKRLTDQGYIRQYTTLLDKKKLGYDITCFISVSLQLHQQEGLEAFRARVSQMPEVLECHHVTGEFDYLLKVLIRDRQDLERFVVKGLTPIPGVARIHTSLVLSEVKSTTMLPVVTQFPTGEAQP from the coding sequence ATGAACGATCTTGATGAAGTTGACAGGCAAATCCTGGCGGCGCTGCAACAGAACGGCCGTATCAGCAACGTCGAATTGGCGCAAACCATCAACCTGTCCGCCCCCGCCACCCACGCCCGCGTCAAACGCCTGACCGACCAGGGTTACATCCGCCAATACACCACACTGCTGGACAAGAAAAAATTAGGCTACGACATAACCTGTTTCATCAGCGTCTCGCTGCAACTGCATCAACAAGAGGGATTAGAAGCATTCCGCGCCCGCGTCAGCCAAATGCCCGAAGTTTTGGAGTGCCATCATGTCACCGGCGAGTTTGACTATTTGCTCAAAGTCCTCATTCGAGACCGCCAAGATTTGGAACGTTTTGTCGTCAAAGGGCTGACGCCCATTCCCGGCGTCGCTCGCATCCATACCAGCCTGGTGCTGTCAGAAGTCAAATCCACCACCATGCTGCCCGTTGTAACCCAATTTCCCACCGGCGAGGCGCAGCCTTAA
- a CDS encoding HAMP domain-containing histidine kinase produces the protein MTADIAHELRTPLSIILGYTESLRDGILSPDAATFDILHDEAQHLNRLVQDLRTLSLAEAGELSLAFDTVAPADLLRGVAAKYTHQADQQTIALRVAADKGLPTIEVDPGRMEQVLGNLVSNALRYTPSGGQILLAAAQTQPDKLAIRVTDTGQGIAADDLPRVFDRFYKADPSRAAQGESGLGLAIARSLVTMHGGSIWAESARGVGTTFVIELPLSPDTPCATL, from the coding sequence ATGACCGCCGACATCGCCCATGAACTGCGCACCCCCCTCAGCATCATTCTCGGTTACACCGAATCGCTGCGCGATGGCATTTTGTCCCCCGACGCCGCCACGTTCGACATTCTGCACGACGAGGCGCAGCACCTGAACCGGCTGGTCCAAGACTTGCGCACCCTGTCGCTGGCCGAAGCCGGTGAACTCTCCCTGGCGTTCGACACTGTCGCTCCCGCCGATTTGCTGCGCGGCGTGGCCGCCAAATACACTCACCAGGCTGACCAGCAAACCATTGCTCTGCGCGTCGCCGCCGACAAAGGGCTGCCGACCATCGAAGTGGACCCAGGACGCATGGAGCAGGTGTTGGGCAATCTGGTCAGCAATGCCCTGCGCTATACCCCATCAGGCGGCCAGATTCTCCTCGCCGCCGCTCAGACTCAGCCAGACAAGCTCGCCATTCGCGTCACCGACACCGGCCAGGGCATTGCCGCCGATGATTTGCCCCGCGTATTTGATCGCTTCTACAAAGCGGATCCGTCGCGGGCGGCGCAAGGTGAGTCAGGACTGGGGCTGGCGATTGCCCGCTCGCTGGTGACCATGCACGGCGGGTCTATTTGGGCGGAAAGCGCCAGGGGCGTTGGCACAACGTTTGTCATTGAACTGCCTCTTTCACCTGACACACCTTGCGCCACATTGTGA
- a CDS encoding exo-alpha-sialidase, with the protein MSQVKVLVGTRKGAFILSSDERRQHWAVSGPHFAGWEIYHLKGSPVNPNRLYAAQSTGWFGQLIQRSDDGGQTWQPVGNEFVYDGVPGTHQWYDGSQHPWEFQRVWHLEPSPSEPDVVYAGVEDAALFRSQDGGLTWQELPGLRAAKGHLWQPGAGGMCLHTIILDPANPQRIVVAISAAGAFRSDDGGQTWRPINQGLKSDYELPDAHAEVGHCVHNIAMHPSRPNVLFMQKHWDVMRSDDAGAMWHEVSGNLPSDFGFPIAVHAHEPDTIYVVPIKSDSEHYPPEGKLRVYRSRSGGNDWEALTNGLPQKDCYVNVLRDALAVDSLDSCGIYFGTTGGQVYASADSGDSWTPIVRDLPAVLSVEVLTTP; encoded by the coding sequence ATGAGTCAGGTAAAGGTGTTGGTAGGCACGCGCAAAGGCGCATTCATCCTTTCGTCGGACGAACGACGGCAGCATTGGGCGGTTAGCGGTCCCCATTTTGCCGGCTGGGAAATCTACCATCTCAAAGGCTCGCCGGTGAATCCCAACCGGTTGTATGCGGCGCAATCCACCGGCTGGTTCGGGCAGTTGATTCAACGCTCCGACGATGGCGGCCAGACGTGGCAGCCGGTGGGCAACGAATTTGTCTACGACGGCGTCCCCGGCACACACCAATGGTACGACGGCTCCCAACACCCCTGGGAGTTTCAGCGCGTCTGGCATCTGGAACCATCACCCAGCGAACCGGACGTGGTGTACGCCGGAGTAGAAGACGCCGCTCTGTTCCGTTCGCAGGATGGTGGATTAACATGGCAAGAGCTTCCCGGACTGCGCGCGGCCAAAGGGCATCTGTGGCAGCCGGGGGCCGGGGGCATGTGCCTGCACACCATCATTTTGGACCCCGCCAATCCGCAGCGGATCGTGGTGGCAATTTCGGCCGCCGGCGCATTCCGCAGTGACGATGGCGGCCAGACCTGGCGGCCGATCAACCAGGGCTTAAAGTCTGACTATGAACTGCCCGATGCCCATGCCGAGGTCGGGCATTGTGTCCATAACATCGCCATGCACCCGTCGCGCCCGAACGTTTTGTTTATGCAAAAGCATTGGGACGTGATGCGCAGCGACGACGCCGGGGCAATGTGGCATGAGGTCAGCGGCAATTTGCCCAGCGATTTTGGCTTCCCCATTGCCGTTCACGCCCATGAGCCGGATACCATTTACGTGGTTCCCATCAAGAGCGATTCCGAGCATTATCCGCCGGAAGGGAAGCTGCGTGTGTATCGCAGCCGCTCCGGGGGCAACGATTGGGAGGCGCTGACGAACGGCTTGCCACAAAAAGATTGTTATGTCAATGTGCTGCGCGATGCTCTGGCGGTGGATTCGTTGGATTCTTGCGGCATCTATTTTGGTACCACCGGCGGTCAGGTGTACGCCTCGGCCGATTCCGGCGATAGTTGGACGCCGATTGTGCGTGATTTACCGGCCGTGCTATCGGTGGAGGTATTGACAACGCCATGA
- a CDS encoding aminotransferase class III-fold pyridoxal phosphate-dependent enzyme, whose amino-acid sequence MLDLGTDFPGVAPASQREVWRGLSPDPNLIARLPAEIFPSPERSKTEILARRSETLGKSLSLSYRQPLKIVRGWRQYLYDENGRAYLDVVNNVCHVGHSHPRVVQALAGQAYVLNTNTRYLHDSIITYAERLLATLPPPLSVLFLVCSGSEANELALRLARAHSGAADFIVVDGAYHGNTQALIEISPYKHDGPGGRGTPPHVHKALMPDPYRGVYKGYGRAAGHAYAQHVAEIVEELNRGGRGERRVSPSSSALSAVKPALAGFIVESVLGCGGQIVLPQGYLPEAFTAVRAAGGVCIADEVQVGFGRVGSHFWGFETQGVVPDIVTMGKPIGNGHPLAAVATTRAIADSFANGMEYFNTFGGNPVSCAVGTAVLDVIVEENLQQNALDVGNHLLARLTTLTDKYSLVGDVRGLGLFIGIELVRSRETLEPAAWEASYVVERMKEEGILLSTDGPLHNVIKLKPPLVFTHADANYLADTLDKILAEDPVQ is encoded by the coding sequence TTGCTCGACTTGGGGACCGACTTCCCCGGCGTGGCTCCGGCCAGCCAGCGCGAAGTCTGGCGCGGCCTCAGCCCTGACCCGAACCTGATCGCCCGGCTGCCGGCCGAAATCTTCCCCTCGCCCGAACGAAGCAAAACCGAGATTCTGGCGCGTCGCAGCGAGACGCTGGGCAAGTCGCTGAGCCTGTCCTACCGGCAGCCGCTCAAGATTGTGCGCGGTTGGCGGCAGTATTTGTATGATGAAAACGGCCGTGCCTACCTCGATGTGGTCAACAACGTTTGCCACGTTGGCCACAGCCATCCCCGCGTGGTGCAGGCGCTGGCCGGGCAAGCCTACGTTCTCAACACCAATACCCGTTACCTGCACGACAGCATCATCACCTACGCCGAACGGCTGCTGGCCACCCTGCCACCGCCGCTGAGCGTACTCTTTTTGGTGTGCAGCGGCAGCGAAGCCAATGAATTGGCCCTGCGCCTGGCCCGCGCCCACAGCGGCGCGGCCGATTTTATTGTGGTGGATGGGGCTTATCACGGCAACACCCAGGCGCTCATCGAAATCAGCCCATACAAGCATGATGGCCCTGGTGGGAGAGGCACGCCGCCCCACGTCCACAAAGCGCTCATGCCCGACCCGTATCGCGGTGTTTACAAGGGGTACGGCCGTGCAGCCGGCCACGCCTACGCCCAACATGTTGCCGAAATTGTGGAAGAATTAAACCGCGGAGGGCGCGGAGAACGCAGAGTTTCTCCTTCTTCCTCCGCGCTCTCCGCGGTAAAACCTGCCCTGGCCGGGTTTATCGTGGAGTCGGTATTGGGCTGCGGCGGGCAAATTGTGCTGCCGCAGGGCTATTTGCCAGAAGCGTTTACGGCCGTGCGCGCCGCCGGGGGCGTCTGCATCGCCGACGAGGTGCAGGTGGGCTTTGGCCGGGTGGGCAGCCACTTTTGGGGCTTCGAGACCCAGGGCGTTGTGCCAGACATCGTGACGATGGGCAAGCCAATTGGCAATGGCCACCCGCTGGCCGCCGTGGCCACCACGCGGGCCATCGCCGACTCGTTTGCCAATGGCATGGAGTATTTCAATACGTTTGGCGGGAATCCGGTGAGCTGCGCGGTGGGAACGGCCGTGCTAGACGTCATCGTCGAGGAGAATTTGCAGCAAAACGCGCTGGACGTGGGCAACCATTTGCTGGCCCGCCTGACCACCCTGACGGACAAATACTCGCTGGTCGGCGATGTGCGTGGTTTGGGGCTGTTCATCGGCATTGAATTGGTGCGCAGCCGCGAGACGCTGGAACCGGCCGCCTGGGAAGCCAGCTACGTCGTTGAACGCATGAAAGAAGAGGGTATCCTGCTCAGCACGGACGGTCCGCTGCACAACGTCATCAAACTCAAGCCCCCCCTCGTCTTCACCCATGCCGATGCCAATTATCTGGCAGACACCCTGGACAAAATCCTGGCCGAGGATCCGGTTCAATAA
- a CDS encoding phosphotransferase — protein MTQDVSSIIQSIERGQITAVARQATQRPSLHVQDWKVRQLGGGLGNPVSVGLYRFVGVGQDGDEPVDWSVVLKIVQSPANVGWENMGEGTDQSHWNYWRRELLIYQSDLLQSLPDGLAAPRCYGTAELPGHIALLWLEDIQDAYAGEWPLARYGLAARHLGRLNGQYVAERPSYPWFGRQITRQWVTMLSQWQTIPWQHPVVLRRYPPPDTNSFRRLLLENKRFLAALDQLPHTLCHGDTYPTNFMSRRLPDGQEQTVGLDWALMGIEPVGYDLGQLVFGAHLNLTAVPPGDITETLFAHYLDGLRDAVCTIDPQQVRLGFTASAAFRIGLFQVYLLSQTLHDAPEETPVTLPPDCFELLMAREAYNLL, from the coding sequence ATGACGCAAGATGTTTCTTCTATCATTCAGTCTATTGAACGGGGGCAAATAACGGCCGTTGCCCGCCAGGCCACCCAACGTCCCAGCCTACACGTCCAGGATTGGAAAGTGCGCCAGCTTGGCGGGGGTTTGGGCAACCCGGTCAGCGTGGGACTTTATCGCTTTGTCGGTGTGGGTCAGGATGGCGACGAGCCGGTAGACTGGTCGGTTGTGCTCAAAATCGTGCAGTCACCGGCCAATGTGGGCTGGGAAAACATGGGCGAAGGAACCGACCAGAGCCACTGGAATTATTGGCGGCGCGAACTGCTCATCTACCAGTCCGACCTTTTGCAGAGCCTGCCAGACGGCCTGGCCGCGCCGCGCTGCTACGGCACGGCCGAACTGCCCGGTCACATCGCCCTGCTCTGGCTGGAAGACATTCAAGACGCTTATGCCGGTGAATGGCCGCTGGCGCGCTATGGACTGGCGGCGCGTCACCTGGGGCGGTTGAATGGGCAATACGTGGCAGAACGGCCGTCTTACCCCTGGTTCGGCCGCCAAATCACCCGCCAATGGGTGACGATGCTCTCCCAATGGCAGACGATTCCCTGGCAGCATCCAGTCGTCTTGCGGCGTTATCCCCCGCCCGATACCAACTCATTCCGCCGCCTGCTGCTGGAAAACAAACGCTTTCTGGCGGCGCTGGACCAACTGCCCCACACCCTTTGCCACGGCGACACCTATCCCACCAACTTTATGTCGCGCCGTCTGCCGGATGGTCAGGAGCAAACAGTGGGGCTGGATTGGGCGCTGATGGGCATTGAACCGGTGGGTTACGACCTGGGCCAGCTTGTTTTTGGGGCGCATCTGAATTTAACGGCCGTGCCGCCAGGAGACATCACCGAAACCCTGTTTGCCCACTACCTGGATGGCTTGCGCGATGCGGTCTGCACCATTGATCCGCAGCAGGTGCGCCTGGGTTTTACCGCTTCAGCCGCCTTCCGTATTGGCCTGTTCCAGGTTTATTTGCTCAGCCAGACGCTCCACGATGCGCCTGAAGAAACGCCGGTCACGCTGCCTCCTGACTGCTTTGAACTGCTCATGGCCCGTGAGGCTTATAACCTGCTGTAA
- a CDS encoding ATP-binding cassette domain-containing protein: MGDIQVEALAGVDIRIGEGEFVAVMGPSGSGKSTLMNILGCLDRPTNGRYLLAGEDVSGLNKGQLAAIRNRRIGFIFQSFNLLARTDALRNVMLPLVYKREGQLSPKAREERAMAALEAVGLANSDTAAEAEVTAVLNQIQAASAAR, from the coding sequence ATGGGCGATATTCAAGTAGAGGCCCTGGCCGGGGTAGACATTCGCATTGGCGAAGGGGAGTTTGTGGCCGTGATGGGACCGTCTGGCTCTGGCAAGAGTACGTTGATGAATATTTTGGGCTGCCTGGACCGGCCGACAAACGGCCGTTACCTGTTGGCCGGTGAAGACGTGAGCGGCCTGAACAAAGGGCAGCTTGCCGCCATTCGCAACCGGCGCATCGGCTTTATCTTTCAATCTTTTAACTTGCTCGCGCGCACCGACGCTTTGCGGAATGTGATGCTGCCTCTGGTTTACAAGCGCGAAGGGCAGCTTTCGCCCAAGGCGCGGGAAGAACGGGCGATGGCCGCGCTGGAAGCGGTTGGTCTGGCAAACAGCGACACCGCCGCCGAGGCCGAAGTAACGGCCGTACTTAACCAGATTCAAGCCGCCAGCGCCGCCAGATGA
- a CDS encoding AbrB/MazE/SpoVT family DNA-binding domain-containing protein yields the protein MLSTITARGQTVIPAAIRRQFKLSPADRLEWVIENDTIRIIPVQADPVAAFRGQGRGGAVDRLLAERNQDKSRE from the coding sequence ATGCTTAGCACCATTACAGCACGAGGCCAGACTGTTATTCCGGCCGCCATTCGACGACAATTTAAACTTTCACCGGCTGATCGGTTGGAATGGGTCATTGAAAATGACACCATTCGGATTATTCCTGTTCAGGCGGATCCCGTAGCCGCTTTTCGCGGTCAGGGACGCGGCGGGGCTGTGGACCGTCTGTTGGCCGAACGAAACCAGGATAAAAGCCGCGAATGA
- a CDS encoding phosphotransferase translates to MALRPQFSAVQAGQLVYDVYGLAGTAVSLPSDRDQNFLLTTADFQFVLKIAGPAEQQDALDCQNQALAHLRRQPNLAPLLPNVRLALNGEAIPTVMGANGVVYLARLVTYLPGAPLAKVNPHTPDLLRDVGRVLGEVDAALLGFSHPAMGRTLPWDLAHAADTISRHLDYIADPDHRALVERRLTDFVAHVAPRLPELRRSAIHGDGNDYNILVTADTRRPRRLAGLIDFGDMVHSCTLFELAIAAAYVMMDKPDPLAAAGHLVAGYHAALPLADLELELLYPLILARICVSVVMSAYQQTLHPDDPYIVISEKPAWALLARLERVQPRLAHYTFRAACGWAAVPETAFITQHLRANQSTFAPVMLRAAKYPDGQDETDRTGCFGGCFGKLSTGSQHDGGALVLDLSVGSQTLGSPADFADPQKFSRRVQTLLDEAGAAVGVGRYDEARLIYTADFFRTETGEQRTIHLGLDLFAPAGTAVTAPLAGTIHRFADNRAAQDYGPVLILAHQTDDGRPFYTLYGHLSRAAMADWQVGRLVQPGEPSPLWATAPKTAAGRLISTSRSSPICSTWGPTSPAWLRPASAKSGAASALTRT, encoded by the coding sequence ATGGCGCTGCGTCCCCAATTTTCGGCTGTGCAAGCCGGGCAGTTGGTTTATGATGTGTATGGTCTGGCGGGAACGGCCGTTTCCCTCCCCAGCGACCGCGACCAAAATTTCCTGCTCACAACCGCCGACTTCCAATTCGTCCTCAAAATCGCCGGACCGGCCGAACAGCAGGACGCGCTGGACTGTCAAAATCAGGCCCTCGCTCACTTGCGCCGCCAGCCGAACCTGGCTCCCCTGCTGCCTAATGTGCGCCTGGCGTTGAATGGGGAGGCCATTCCCACGGTAATGGGCGCGAATGGCGTCGTCTATCTGGCGCGATTGGTCACTTACCTACCCGGCGCGCCCCTGGCGAAAGTCAATCCTCACACCCCTGACTTGCTGCGCGATGTTGGCCGGGTCTTGGGCGAAGTGGATGCCGCCCTGCTCGGTTTTAGCCATCCGGCCATGGGCCGCACGCTGCCCTGGGACCTGGCTCACGCCGCCGACACCATCAGCCGCCACCTGGATTACATCGCCGACCCTGACCACCGCGCTCTGGTGGAGCGGCGGCTGACCGATTTTGTCGCCCATGTCGCCCCGCGCCTGCCGGAACTGCGCCGCAGCGCCATTCACGGCGATGGCAACGATTACAATATCTTGGTGACGGCCGATACCCGTCGGCCACGCCGCCTGGCCGGGCTGATAGATTTTGGCGACATGGTCCATTCCTGCACCCTGTTTGAGCTGGCTATCGCCGCCGCCTACGTGATGATGGACAAGCCGGACCCATTGGCCGCCGCCGGTCATCTGGTTGCTGGCTATCACGCCGCCCTGCCCCTGGCTGATTTGGAACTGGAACTGCTCTATCCGCTCATCCTGGCCCGCATCTGCGTCAGCGTGGTCATGTCCGCCTACCAGCAAACCCTGCACCCCGATGACCCGTACATCGTTATCAGTGAGAAACCCGCCTGGGCGCTGTTGGCGCGATTGGAGCGCGTCCAGCCGCGCCTGGCCCATTACACCTTTCGCGCTGCTTGTGGATGGGCGGCTGTGCCGGAAACGGCCTTTATCACCCAACACCTCCGCGCGAACCAATCCACCTTTGCCCCTGTCATGCTGCGCGCGGCGAAGTATCCCGATGGCCAAGATGAGACGGATAGAACGGGATGCTTCGGAGGATGCTTCGGCAAGCTCAGCACAGGCTCTCAGCATGACGGGGGAGCGCTGGTCCTCGACCTCAGCGTCGGCAGCCAGACGCTGGGCAGCCCGGCCGACTTCGCCGACCCGCAGAAATTCAGCCGACGTGTGCAAACCCTGCTCGACGAAGCCGGCGCGGCCGTCGGTGTTGGCCGCTACGACGAGGCGCGGCTGATTTACACGGCCGATTTCTTCCGTACCGAGACGGGTGAGCAGCGCACTATCCACCTGGGGCTGGATTTGTTTGCGCCGGCGGGAACGGCCGTCACCGCCCCCCTCGCCGGAACCATCCACCGTTTCGCCGACAATCGCGCCGCGCAAGATTACGGCCCAGTCCTCATCCTGGCCCATCAGACCGATGACGGCCGTCCCTTCTACACCCTCTACGGCCACCTCAGCCGCGCCGCCATGGCCGATTGGCAGGTTGGCCGCCTCGTGCAGCCCGGCGAGCCATCGCCGCTCTGGGCGACAGCGCCGAAAACGGCGGCTGGCCGCCTCATCTCCACTTCCAGATCATCACCGATTTGCTCGACTTGGGGACCGACTTCCCCGGCGTGGCTCCGGCCAGCCAGCGCGAAGTCTGGCGCGGCCTCAGCCCTGACCCGAACCTGA
- the panB gene encoding 3-methyl-2-oxobutanoate hydroxymethyltransferase translates to MTRKKVTLTTLFKKVADGEQITWLTGYDYPTAHFQDEAGIDMILVGDSLGMTMLGYDSTLPVTMDDMIRHTGAVRRGAPNAFVIGDMPYMSYQPSVETAVRSAGRFMAETGCDAIKLEGGREMADRIAGIVAAGIPAIGHLGLTPQSASALGGFRLQGKSALQAKKIADDAKALEKAGAFMILLELVPDRLCQLITERAENCIIMSLGSGPNAHGQLLIYHDLFGLYPKFTPRMAKVYGNAGEVILNGVKQYVAEVSDGRFPQPENYFGMKDDEYNELLGMLD, encoded by the coding sequence ATGACCCGTAAAAAAGTAACTCTGACGACGTTGTTCAAAAAAGTAGCCGATGGTGAGCAGATCACCTGGCTGACCGGCTACGATTACCCGACCGCCCATTTCCAGGATGAGGCGGGCATAGACATGATCCTGGTGGGCGACAGCCTGGGCATGACGATGCTGGGCTACGACAGCACCCTGCCAGTGACCATGGATGATATGATCCGCCACACGGGGGCTGTGCGCCGCGGCGCGCCAAACGCATTTGTGATTGGCGATATGCCCTATATGAGCTACCAGCCAAGCGTGGAAACGGCCGTTCGCAGCGCCGGCCGCTTCATGGCCGAAACAGGCTGCGACGCCATCAAGCTCGAAGGGGGCCGCGAGATGGCCGACCGTATCGCCGGCATCGTCGCCGCCGGCATCCCGGCCATCGGCCACCTGGGGCTGACGCCGCAAAGCGCCAGCGCCCTGGGCGGCTTCCGCTTGCAAGGCAAGAGCGCCCTCCAGGCCAAAAAGATCGCCGACGACGCCAAAGCGCTGGAAAAAGCCGGCGCCTTCATGATCCTGCTAGAATTGGTCCCCGACCGGCTCTGCCAGCTCATCACCGAGCGGGCGGAAAACTGCATTATCATGAGCCTGGGGTCCGGGCCAAACGCCCACGGCCAACTGCTGATCTATCACGATTTGTTCGGCCTCTACCCCAAATTTACGCCACGCATGGCTAAAGTATATGGCAACGCCGGCGAAGTGATTCTGAACGGGGTAAAGCAGTACGTGGCCGAGGTGAGCGACGGCCGTTTTCCCCAACCGGAAAATTACTTCGGCATGAAGGACGACGAGTACAACGAACTGCTGGGGATGCTTGATTGA
- a CDS encoding tetratricopeptide repeat protein — translation MQPAANLPDTFGAALRFLRKRARLTQDELGRAVGYSREQIARLENGSRLPDLTLIAALFVPALLLERERALVEQFLALAGQTRRDRQITITHTKETRVQLVQETITTSAPGHTPPAPLLPLLGRQTEVNDLALRLQTARLITLVGAPGIGKTRLALEVAHATLGQFADGVVFVSLAEAQTPADIPYAVLRQLDIAPAPQQTAVAALLAYLAPRSLLLVLDNCEHLLESATLFTDWLAQAPRLKLLCTSRTPLDLYGEQEWPLAPLPVPDLAQRPSPAWADTAAMQLLLARAQAIDPAFVLSDDNLLPLATLCAALDGLPLAVELAAARLRDHDPANLVQQLLMLRGNNQLASTWLQQTRRNVAERHRTLHAAIAWSAHLLPAVAQNAFYRLGVFVGGGVAAAAEAIAQADAALLAQLARANLVWVSNGRFHLLETLRAFALEQLAAAGQLPDCQQAHAHYFAQFTQEVFAGLLGDEQGVWMARALAEQDNFLAALRWAVAVGDGETAVAIAGNLWWFWYRRSLFALGRELLTAALQLPSTDLSQRARALNGLASFCMELGDYAANLAYHEEGLALRRQLGDRLGIATALHNLGLRAYSMGDYVLAAERLTESMAVYPEGDHASELAHLGLIAQETLDLAGARDYLQRAYDAVRETGDSWLHAFVSNYLADVLRELGDLEAAEQLAQESLRIFSELEDSHFQPDAHLTLAQIAMNRGTYDTAVSLAALAYAQYAARDDAILMAAALLVQAELAWEIGEAEEATASFTRARALRQTGKRDISPHERAQYTILAAKLGVAG, via the coding sequence ATGCAACCAGCCGCTAACTTGCCTGACACGTTTGGCGCGGCGCTGCGCTTTTTGCGCAAACGCGCCCGCCTGACCCAAGATGAACTGGGGCGCGCCGTTGGCTACAGCCGCGAGCAAATCGCCCGCCTGGAAAACGGCTCCCGCCTGCCCGACCTGACCCTCATCGCGGCGCTGTTTGTGCCCGCGCTGCTGCTGGAACGGGAACGCGCCCTGGTGGAGCAGTTCCTGGCGCTGGCCGGGCAAACCCGGCGCGACCGGCAGATCACCATCACCCACACCAAAGAGACGCGCGTCCAACTGGTGCAGGAAACGATCACCACTTCCGCGCCCGGCCACACGCCGCCCGCGCCGCTGCTGCCGCTGCTCGGTCGGCAGACAGAGGTAAACGATTTAGCCCTTCGCTTGCAGACGGCCCGGCTCATCACTCTGGTGGGCGCGCCGGGCATTGGCAAGACGCGCCTGGCGCTGGAGGTGGCCCACGCCACTCTGGGGCAGTTTGCCGATGGGGTGGTCTTTGTGTCGTTGGCGGAGGCGCAAACGCCGGCCGACATTCCCTACGCCGTGTTACGCCAATTGGACATCGCCCCTGCGCCGCAGCAAACGGCCGTCGCCGCCCTACTTGCCTACCTTGCCCCCCGCAGCCTGCTGCTGGTGCTGGACAACTGTGAACATCTGCTGGAAAGCGCCACCCTCTTCACCGATTGGCTGGCGCAAGCGCCGCGCCTGAAGCTGCTTTGCACCAGCCGCACGCCCCTGGATTTGTACGGCGAACAGGAGTGGCCGCTGGCCCCGCTGCCTGTGCCCGATCTGGCGCAACGGCCGTCGCCCGCCTGGGCAGACACGGCGGCGATGCAGCTTTTGCTGGCGCGGGCGCAGGCCATAGACCCCGCCTTCGTCCTGAGCGACGATAATTTGCTACCCCTGGCAACGTTGTGCGCCGCGCTGGATGGGCTGCCGCTGGCGGTGGAATTGGCCGCCGCCCGCCTGCGCGATCATGATCCCGCCAATCTGGTGCAGCAGCTTCTCATGCTGCGCGGCAACAATCAACTCGCCTCTACCTGGTTGCAGCAGACGCGGCGCAACGTGGCCGAACGGCATCGCACGCTGCACGCGGCCATCGCCTGGAGCGCCCACCTGCTGCCGGCCGTCGCCCAAAACGCTTTTTATCGCCTGGGCGTTTTTGTGGGCGGGGGTGTGGCCGCGGCCGCCGAAGCCATTGCCCAGGCGGACGCCGCTTTGCTGGCGCAGTTGGCGCGGGCGAATCTGGTGTGGGTGAGTAACGGCCGTTTCCACCTGCTAGAAACCCTGCGCGCCTTCGCCCTGGAACAACTCGCCGCCGCCGGCCAATTGCCGGACTGCCAGCAGGCGCACGCCCATTACTTCGCCCAATTCACCCAGGAGGTGTTTGCCGGGCTGTTGGGCGATGAGCAAGGGGTCTGGATGGCACGGGCGCTGGCCGAACAGGATAACTTTTTGGCGGCGCTGCGGTGGGCGGTGGCGGTGGGGGATGGAGAAACGGCCGTTGCCATTGCCGGAAATCTGTGGTGGTTCTGGTATCGGCGCAGCCTGTTTGCTCTGGGGCGGGAACTGCTCACAGCCGCTTTGCAGCTTCCTTCCACCGACCTGTCGCAGCGCGCCCGCGCCCTCAATGGCCTGGCCTCCTTTTGCATGGAGCTGGGCGATTACGCCGCCAACCTGGCCTACCACGAGGAAGGGTTGGCCTTGCGCCGCCAGCTTGGTGACCGCCTGGGCATTGCCACGGCGCTGCATAACCTGGGCCTCAGGGCCTACAGCATGGGTGATTATGTCCTGGCGGCCGAGCGGCTGACAGAAAGCATGGCCGTTTACCCGGAAGGCGATCACGCCTCCGAATTGGCTCACTTGGGGCTGATTGCCCAGGAAACGCTGGATTTGGCCGGGGCGCGTGATTATTTGCAGCGCGCTTACGACGCGGTGCGAGAAACAGGCGATAGCTGGCTGCACGCCTTTGTCAGCAATTATCTGGCCGATGTGCTGCGCGAATTGGGGGATCTAGAGGCCGCAGAGCAGTTAGCGCAGGAAAGTTTGCGCATTTTCAGCGAGTTGGAAGACAGCCATTTCCAGCCCGACGCGCATCTGACGCTGGCGCAAATTGCCATGAATCGGGGGACGTATGACACGGCCGTTTCTCTGGCAGCGCTGGCATATGCGCAATATGCGGCGCGGGATGATGCCATCTTGATGGCCGCCGCCCTGTTGGTACAGGCGGAGTTAGCATGGGAAATAGGCGAGGCTGAAGAAGCGACGGCTTCATTTACGCGGGCACGGGCGCTGCGCCAGACGGGGAAACGGGACATATCCCCACACGAACGGGCGCAGTACACGATTCTGGCCGCGAAGTTGGGAGTGGCGGGTTAG